Proteins from a genomic interval of Streptomyces fodineus:
- a CDS encoding ArsR/SmtB family transcription factor, protein MAVGSHRAAPEHTHPDEVPLLTALAALADPVRLTLVRELARAADWTRSCGSFDVPVGKAALSHHLAVLRGAGLVEQRDEGPRRVNRLRRAEFDARFPGLLDLVLKGD, encoded by the coding sequence GTGGCAGTCGGCAGTCACCGGGCCGCCCCGGAGCACACCCACCCCGACGAGGTGCCCCTCCTCACGGCGCTGGCCGCTCTCGCCGACCCCGTGCGCCTCACCCTGGTCAGGGAGCTGGCCCGCGCCGCCGACTGGACCCGCAGCTGCGGCAGCTTCGACGTGCCGGTCGGCAAGGCCGCCCTCAGCCACCACCTCGCGGTGCTGCGCGGGGCCGGGCTGGTGGAGCAGCGCGACGAGGGCCCCCGCCGGGTCAACCGGCTGCGCCGGGCCGAGTTCGACGCCCGCTTCCCGGGGCTGCTGGACCTGGTCCTCAAGGGCGACTGA
- a CDS encoding quinone oxidoreductase family protein — protein MRTVEFQEYGGPEVLRVVEAEVPEPGPGQVSIDVAYAGVNFADLKARAEGYRVPALPYVPGVEVSGRVRALGAGVTDLAVGQEVVALSEGGAYAQVLVAEAATVFPVPSGLDLRTAATLPAVLPTAYALVHTVGRLQPGESVLVQSAAGGIGTAVGQLARAAGASAVYGVVSSAAKAAHAKSHGYDEVFVGAFQEPVREATGGRGVDLVLDPVGGDTLRAGLASLALFGRLVSYGNASGAEPWGVGQAELSPLGVSVSGFSILTLTRSAPDALRRLSEQAFAKAVDGTVTLPVTAEFALADAAEAHRLMGGRTSTGKLLLRVAD, from the coding sequence ATGCGCACGGTGGAGTTCCAGGAGTACGGCGGTCCCGAGGTGCTGCGGGTGGTGGAGGCCGAGGTGCCCGAACCCGGGCCCGGGCAGGTGAGCATCGACGTGGCCTACGCCGGGGTGAACTTCGCCGACCTGAAGGCCCGCGCGGAGGGCTACCGGGTGCCCGCGCTGCCGTACGTCCCCGGCGTGGAGGTCTCCGGGCGGGTCCGCGCGCTCGGCGCCGGGGTCACCGACCTCGCCGTCGGCCAGGAGGTGGTGGCGCTCAGCGAGGGCGGCGCGTACGCGCAGGTGCTGGTGGCCGAGGCGGCGACCGTCTTCCCGGTCCCCTCGGGCCTGGACCTGCGCACCGCCGCGACCCTGCCCGCGGTCCTGCCCACGGCGTACGCCCTCGTCCACACCGTCGGCCGGCTCCAGCCCGGCGAGTCGGTCCTCGTGCAGAGCGCGGCGGGCGGGATCGGCACGGCGGTCGGACAGCTGGCGCGGGCGGCGGGCGCCTCGGCGGTGTACGGCGTGGTGTCCTCGGCCGCGAAGGCCGCCCACGCCAAGAGCCACGGGTACGACGAGGTGTTCGTCGGCGCCTTCCAGGAGCCGGTGCGCGAGGCGACCGGCGGGCGCGGGGTCGACCTGGTGCTGGACCCCGTCGGCGGCGACACCCTGCGCGCGGGCCTCGCCTCGCTGGCGCTCTTCGGACGCCTGGTCTCCTACGGCAACGCGAGCGGCGCCGAGCCGTGGGGCGTGGGCCAGGCGGAGCTGTCCCCGCTCGGCGTCTCGGTCTCCGGCTTCTCCATCCTGACCCTGACCAGGTCCGCGCCCGACGCGCTGCGCCGGCTGTCGGAGCAGGCGTTCGCGAAGGCGGTCGACGGGACGGTGACGCTTCCGGTGACGGCCGAGTTCGCCCTCGCGGACGCGGCGGAGGCACACCGGCTGATGGGCGGACGGACGAGCACGGGGAAGCTGCTGCTGCGCGTGGCCGACTGA
- a CDS encoding LppU/SCO3897 family protein has product MSSPENPGFREIPVSLTPQQAASGAVLRLPAATGVPPVRIPPVRDGDVVRLHTADGEVRLRIRVTASAEKKQGLACLGVLGVIAAVVLLLVLINQGGGGDSSDDAAGSSSYSPSYPTATPTGEPYTSDPYSSEPYTSDPSYGTADPYGGSTPDPSPYTSGTCLNGTLPDSTTAQSVSGVDEVSCSASDAHYKVIETIPLTSDMSRCKDNPRTQYAFSSRYTINGATVNEYVYCLVGLGSYAR; this is encoded by the coding sequence GTGTCGTCACCCGAGAACCCAGGATTCCGCGAGATCCCCGTCTCCCTCACCCCGCAGCAGGCCGCCTCCGGTGCGGTCCTGAGGCTGCCGGCGGCCACGGGCGTACCGCCGGTCCGCATACCGCCGGTCCGCGACGGCGACGTCGTACGGCTGCACACCGCCGACGGCGAGGTGCGCCTGCGGATCCGCGTCACGGCCTCGGCCGAGAAGAAGCAGGGTCTCGCCTGTCTGGGCGTGCTCGGTGTCATCGCCGCCGTCGTGTTACTTCTGGTGCTGATCAACCAGGGCGGCGGCGGCGATTCCTCCGACGACGCGGCCGGATCGTCGTCGTACTCACCGTCGTACCCGACCGCCACGCCGACCGGCGAGCCGTACACCAGCGACCCGTACAGCAGCGAGCCGTACACCAGCGACCCGTCGTACGGCACTGCCGATCCCTATGGCGGCTCCACCCCGGACCCGAGCCCCTACACCTCGGGCACCTGCCTCAACGGCACCCTCCCGGACTCCACCACCGCCCAGTCCGTCAGCGGTGTGGACGAGGTCTCCTGCTCCGCGTCCGACGCGCACTACAAGGTGATCGAGACCATCCCGCTGACCTCGGACATGAGCCGCTGCAAGGACAACCCGCGGACCCAGTACGCCTTCTCCTCGCGTTACACGATCAACGGGGCGACGGTGAATGAGTACGTCTACTGCCTGGTGGGCCTCGGTTCCTACGCACGCTGA
- a CDS encoding TetR/AcrR family transcriptional regulator → MSPKQQRGEATVEQLLDAALRVYAESGEQGLTVAAITRASGVSLGSLYHHFGSVDGLMNALLTRWLGRLLGELVTALEHTRTAHTGIRALVRAYLNFVQEHRDAALLLHSSYADRQAMADGKRLRDAQEARLSPLAEWAGRYVAAGDLAPLPAPLLESLVLGPVTGVARRWLSGIDDVDLDQAAVLLPERIWRSVAAQG, encoded by the coding sequence ATGAGCCCCAAGCAGCAGCGTGGCGAGGCCACCGTCGAACAGCTCCTGGACGCCGCACTGCGGGTGTACGCCGAGTCGGGCGAGCAAGGGCTGACGGTCGCGGCGATCACCCGGGCGAGCGGGGTCAGCCTGGGCAGCCTGTACCACCACTTCGGCAGCGTCGACGGACTGATGAACGCCCTGCTCACCCGCTGGCTCGGCCGGCTGCTCGGCGAGCTGGTCACGGCACTGGAACACACTCGAACCGCCCACACCGGCATCCGTGCCCTGGTCCGGGCCTACCTGAACTTCGTCCAGGAGCACCGGGACGCCGCGCTGCTCCTGCACTCCTCCTATGCCGACCGGCAGGCAATGGCCGACGGCAAGCGGCTCCGGGACGCCCAGGAGGCCCGCCTGTCGCCGCTGGCCGAGTGGGCGGGCCGGTACGTGGCCGCCGGCGACCTCGCTCCGCTCCCGGCGCCGCTGCTGGAGTCCCTCGTCCTCGGCCCGGTGACCGGGGTTGCCCGGCGGTGGCTGTCCGGGATCGACGACGTGGATCTCGACCAGGCGGCGGTGCTGTTGCCGGAGCGGATCTGGCGGTCGGTGGCCGCGCAAGGATGA
- a CDS encoding nucleoside deaminase encodes MDERQARAWLATAVAEARAGLAEGGIPIGAALYAPDGTLLGRGRNRRVQDGDPSMHAETAAFRAAGRQRTYRGTTMVTTLSPCWYCSGLVRQFGISRVVIGEATTFHGGHDWLAGHGVEIVVLEDPGCVAVMRAFVKDNPELWNEDIGE; translated from the coding sequence ATGGACGAACGACAGGCCCGCGCCTGGCTCGCCACCGCCGTGGCCGAGGCCCGCGCCGGCCTCGCCGAGGGCGGGATCCCGATCGGCGCCGCGCTCTACGCCCCCGACGGCACCCTCCTCGGCCGCGGCCGCAACCGCCGGGTCCAGGACGGCGACCCCTCGATGCACGCGGAGACGGCGGCCTTCCGCGCGGCTGGACGGCAGCGCACGTACCGGGGCACGACCATGGTCACCACCCTCTCCCCGTGCTGGTACTGCAGCGGCCTGGTCCGTCAGTTCGGCATCTCGCGGGTGGTGATCGGCGAGGCCACCACCTTCCACGGCGGGCACGACTGGCTCGCCGGGCACGGTGTGGAGATCGTGGTCCTGGAGGATCCCGGCTGCGTCGCGGTGATGCGGGCCTTCGTCAAGGACAACCCGGAGCTGTGGAATGAGGACATCGGTGAGTGA
- a CDS encoding isopenicillin N synthase family dioxygenase, with product MRTSVSESRVPTIDLRPWLGGDEEDRAAVARTVDSALQSAGFLLVTGHGVEAGLRAGIRAAAREFFLLPVEVKRAYEAKVGGRGWLGPGAEANGYAEGTRTPPDLKESLTFATDEPFEDPVVNAEWYAPNVWPAEVPGLRTLCGTYLAHMATLEKRLLSLLGYALGLEPDFFSRHMDHPTYGFNINWYPGTDVVGEPLPGQFRIGPHTDFGTVTILDRQAGKGGLQVYTDAGGWEDAPYDPAAFTINVGDLLARWTGDRWRSGRHRVLPPPVDTPAEELISLVYFGECTPGTRVESVPAPVGRVAYPPVDSHVYLREKLDSITVG from the coding sequence ATGAGGACATCGGTGAGTGAGTCGCGCGTTCCCACCATCGACCTGCGGCCCTGGCTCGGCGGTGACGAAGAGGACCGCGCCGCCGTCGCCCGTACCGTCGATTCCGCACTGCAGTCCGCCGGGTTCCTGCTGGTCACCGGGCACGGTGTGGAGGCCGGGCTGCGGGCCGGGATCCGGGCGGCCGCGCGGGAGTTCTTCCTGCTGCCCGTGGAGGTCAAGCGGGCCTACGAGGCCAAGGTCGGCGGCCGGGGCTGGCTCGGGCCCGGCGCCGAGGCCAACGGGTACGCCGAGGGCACCCGGACGCCGCCCGACCTGAAGGAGTCGCTGACCTTCGCGACGGACGAGCCCTTCGAGGATCCCGTCGTGAACGCGGAGTGGTACGCGCCCAATGTCTGGCCCGCCGAGGTGCCCGGGCTCCGGACGCTCTGCGGGACGTACCTGGCGCACATGGCCACGCTGGAGAAGCGGCTGCTGTCGCTGCTGGGATACGCCCTGGGACTCGAACCCGACTTCTTCTCCCGGCACATGGACCATCCGACGTACGGCTTCAACATCAACTGGTATCCGGGCACGGATGTCGTCGGCGAGCCGCTGCCGGGGCAGTTCCGGATCGGGCCGCACACCGACTTCGGGACCGTGACCATCCTGGACCGGCAGGCCGGCAAGGGCGGGCTCCAGGTGTACACCGACGCCGGCGGATGGGAGGACGCGCCGTACGATCCGGCCGCCTTCACCATCAACGTCGGTGATCTGCTGGCCCGTTGGACCGGTGACCGGTGGCGGTCCGGGCGGCACCGGGTGCTGCCGCCGCCGGTCGACACGCCCGCCGAGGAGCTGATCTCGCTCGTGTACTTCGGCGAGTGCACCCCCGGCACCCGGGTGGAGTCCGTACCGGCGCCGGTGGGCCGGGTGGCGTATCCGCCCGTCGACTCGCATGTGTACCTGCGCGAGAAGCTCGACTCGATCACCGTCGGCTGA
- a CDS encoding condensation domain-containing protein, whose amino-acid sequence MRITDIQRCEVRPGRLVEWTLSPATVAAATALPEDSRPPAYIQESHIRTARCVREDGLFVPTWLGAAFDLPGPVDLDVLQGALRAWTVRHETLRSGFRWAGPSGNALRRFTLDPADVSLHRQEAGDFPDADELVRHLQDRFDTVADALRWPNLIYTAVVRDDGASVYMAFDHSNVDAYSLQRIPAEVHELYLAGLAGTEPDTLAPAASYVDFCEIERADADGIDGRHAVVGRWREFIRRCDGVLPNFPVDLGLEPGGPLPRQRMLCEPLADAEEAAAFEAYCRPYGGTLVGLLAATGLIVHELGGQPVYRAVVPFHTRVKSRWSESVGWYVGGAPIEVPVGPAAGFPDTLRAVRAELQATRSLARMPLARVLSLLGADFRPTSPDLYSIVSYCDTRSIPGAEHWAAQRAHGLLRVSYGDQVCVWVNRLPEGLWLASRYPDTDVAAKNLRLYAERLRDRIASVAHGSLSAVS is encoded by the coding sequence GTGCGAATCACTGACATCCAGCGCTGCGAGGTTCGGCCGGGACGGCTCGTCGAGTGGACCCTGAGCCCGGCGACCGTGGCGGCGGCGACGGCACTCCCGGAGGACTCCCGGCCGCCCGCCTACATTCAGGAGTCGCACATCAGGACCGCCAGGTGCGTCCGGGAGGACGGACTGTTCGTGCCGACCTGGCTCGGCGCCGCCTTCGACCTGCCGGGTCCGGTCGACCTCGATGTGCTGCAGGGTGCGCTGCGCGCCTGGACGGTACGTCACGAGACGCTGCGTAGCGGCTTCCGCTGGGCGGGCCCGTCGGGAAACGCACTGCGCCGGTTCACCCTCGACCCCGCCGATGTGTCCCTGCACCGTCAGGAGGCGGGCGACTTCCCCGACGCGGACGAGCTGGTACGCCACCTCCAGGACCGTTTCGACACGGTCGCGGACGCGCTGCGCTGGCCGAACCTGATCTACACGGCGGTCGTACGGGACGACGGCGCCAGCGTGTACATGGCCTTCGACCACAGCAACGTCGACGCCTACTCGCTGCAGCGGATCCCCGCCGAGGTGCACGAGCTGTACCTGGCGGGCCTGGCCGGCACCGAGCCCGACACCCTTGCCCCGGCGGCCAGTTACGTCGACTTCTGCGAGATCGAGCGGGCCGACGCGGACGGTATCGACGGCCGGCACGCGGTCGTCGGCCGCTGGCGCGAGTTCATCCGGCGCTGCGACGGCGTGCTGCCGAACTTCCCGGTCGACCTGGGCCTGGAGCCGGGCGGCCCGCTGCCGCGGCAGCGGATGCTGTGCGAGCCGCTGGCGGACGCGGAGGAGGCGGCGGCGTTCGAGGCGTACTGCCGGCCGTACGGCGGCACCCTGGTCGGCCTGCTGGCGGCGACCGGGCTGATCGTGCACGAGCTGGGCGGGCAGCCGGTGTACCGGGCGGTGGTGCCGTTCCACACCCGGGTGAAGTCGCGCTGGAGCGAGTCGGTGGGCTGGTACGTGGGCGGCGCCCCGATCGAGGTGCCGGTGGGCCCCGCGGCGGGCTTCCCGGACACCCTGCGGGCGGTGCGGGCCGAGCTGCAGGCGACCCGGTCGCTGGCCCGGATGCCGCTGGCCCGGGTGCTGAGCCTGCTCGGCGCGGACTTCCGGCCGACCTCGCCGGACCTGTACTCGATCGTCTCCTACTGCGACACCCGGTCCATTCCGGGCGCGGAGCACTGGGCCGCACAGCGCGCGCACGGGCTGCTCCGGGTGTCGTACGGCGACCAGGTGTGCGTGTGGGTGAACCGGCTGCCCGAGGGGCTGTGGCTGGCGAGCCGCTACCCGGACACGGACGTGGCCGCGAAGAACCTGCGGCTGTACGCCGAGCGGCTGCGCGACCGGATCGCCTCGGTGGCCCACGGCAGCCTGTCCGCGGTGTCCTGA
- the ccsB gene encoding c-type cytochrome biogenesis protein CcsB: protein MTLAAATNEHLASISNTLIYSSMAVYTLAFFAYIAEWLFGSRSKVARTAAALTAQPESSAKGPAVTVKQAGGTAVLERPKVVVRSASGARDVPDGPGAHGGDAQGDLYGRIAVSLTVLAFLVELAGVVARAASVQRAPWGNMYEFNITFSTVAVGVYLALLALKKNVRWLGLFLITTVLLDLGLAVTVLYTASDQLVPALHSYWLYIHVSTAIFCGAVFYVGAVATILYLFKDSYETKLETGGKPGAFATSVLERLPASASLDKFAYRVNAAVFPLWTFTIIAGAIWAGDAWGRYWNWDPKETWSFITWVAYACYLHARATAGWKGRKAAYLAMIAFGCWLFNYYGVNIFVTGKHSYAGV, encoded by the coding sequence GTGACTCTCGCCGCCGCAACCAACGAACACCTGGCGAGCATCAGCAACACGCTGATCTACTCGTCGATGGCCGTCTACACCCTGGCCTTCTTCGCGTACATCGCCGAATGGCTCTTCGGCAGCCGCAGCAAGGTGGCCCGTACGGCCGCCGCGCTGACGGCTCAGCCGGAGAGCTCCGCGAAGGGTCCCGCCGTCACCGTCAAGCAGGCCGGCGGTACGGCCGTGCTGGAGCGGCCCAAGGTCGTCGTGCGCTCGGCCTCCGGCGCCCGCGACGTGCCGGACGGGCCCGGTGCGCACGGCGGGGACGCGCAGGGCGACCTGTACGGGCGGATCGCCGTCTCGCTCACCGTGCTCGCCTTCCTGGTGGAGCTGGCCGGTGTCGTCGCCCGCGCGGCCTCCGTGCAGCGGGCGCCGTGGGGCAACATGTACGAGTTCAACATCACCTTCTCCACCGTCGCCGTCGGGGTGTACCTGGCGCTGCTGGCGCTGAAGAAGAACGTGCGCTGGCTCGGCCTGTTCCTGATCACCACGGTCCTGCTCGACCTGGGTCTCGCGGTCACCGTCCTCTACACGGCGAGCGACCAGCTGGTGCCGGCGCTGCACTCGTACTGGCTGTACATCCACGTCTCCACCGCGATCTTCTGCGGCGCGGTGTTCTACGTCGGCGCGGTCGCCACGATCCTGTACCTGTTCAAGGATTCGTACGAGACCAAGCTCGAGACCGGCGGCAAGCCGGGCGCCTTCGCCACCTCGGTCCTGGAGCGCCTGCCCGCCTCCGCCTCGCTGGACAAGTTCGCCTACCGGGTCAACGCGGCCGTCTTCCCGCTGTGGACGTTCACGATCATCGCGGGCGCGATCTGGGCGGGCGACGCCTGGGGCCGCTACTGGAACTGGGACCCGAAGGAGACCTGGTCCTTCATCACCTGGGTCGCCTACGCCTGCTACCTGCACGCCCGCGCCACGGCCGGCTGGAAGGGCCGCAAGGCCGCCTACCTGGCGATGATCGCCTTCGGCTGCTGGCTGTTCAACTACTACGGCGTCAACATCTTCGTCACCGGCAAGCACTCCTACGCGGGCGTGTGA